The stretch of DNA TCCGTTCGCTGACGAAGCGTAGCATCGCACGGATCACGCGCATTCAACGAGCCAGGACATGACGATTCTGACGTCGCTTTCGACTTGGGCGCACCGCCGCCGCGCCGTTGCCCGCGATGCCGCGCCCGAGCGCGGCGTGGTCATGCACGTGACGCTGGAGGCGCGTTACGCGGCGTCGCTGCGGCACGCGCTTTCGTGCGACTGCGCGCATGACGCGTGGACCATGCGGATCGCGCCGCTGCCCGGCACGCAGCAGGTGCGTCTGTCGCTTTATCTGCCGAAGCAGCAGGTCGATACCGCGATGTCGCGCATCGAGGCGTGCGCGCCGTCGGCGGACGTCCAGCAGATCGTCGAACTGCCGTATGCGCCGACCGATGCGTGGCGCGATCTCGCGAGGGTCCGCGCGAGCGAACTGTCTTTACGCGAGCGTCCGCGGACGCCATGGTCGCCGGCGGAACCGGCCGCGTCCCTGCGCGAGTTGTTGACCCGCGAGCGGATCGAGACGGCGCTCGACGTCGCCGGCCGGGACGCGCTGTTCTCGTGGGCCGCGTCGCGCTTCGCTCGCGATACCGGGCTGCACGCGGCGGATATCGAAGCGGGGCTGCGCGAGCGCGAGCGGTCCGGCTCGACGGCGCTCGGCCATGGTTTCGCGATTCCTCACTGCCGGCTGGCGCGGCTGCACGAACCGGTCGCGGCCTACGTGCGTTTCGCGCGGCCCGTGGATCTCGATGCGCCCGATGCGCAGCCGGTGATCGACGCGGTGATCCTGCTGGTTCCGGCGTGGGCCGGCTCGCTGCATCTGTCGCTGCTCGCGGAAATCGCGCAGCGGTTCTGCGATGCGGAGTTTCGCGAGCGGTTGCGCGGCTGCGCGACCGGTGGCGCGATCTTCGATTGCCTTCGCGCCTGACGGCTTGATCGGTTGACCATTTGACCGGTTGACCATTTGACCGGCTGGCGCCGACGGCCGGCATCCCGGCCGCCAGCCGCTCGTCGTTATCCGCGACGGCGTTCAAGGCCCGACATGCGACATGAGACGTCTGAGCATGTTCCTGAGCCGATCGCGAATGTCCTTCCGGCCGCGCGCGGCTTAAAGTGCAGCCATCGAACCAGCCGGTTCCCAATCGGGCCTGCGGTGCGAGTCCTCTTCGCGACCTGGCGTATCGGCCGCGCGACTCGCACCGAGACCCCATGGAAGACAGATCATGAAAACCCTGAACGTCGATGTTGCCGTGATCGGTGCGGGCAGCGCGGGCCTGCCCGCATACCGGGCCGCGAAGGCCGAAGGCGCGCGCGCCGTGCTGATCGAGGGCGGCCCGTACGGGACCACCTGCGCGCGCGTCGGCTGCATGCCGTCGAAGCTGCTGATCGCAGCCGCCGACGCCGCGCATCACGCGTCGAGCACCGCGCCGTTCGGCGTGTACGTCGACGGCAACGTGCGCATCGACGGCCGCGACGTGATGCGCCGCGTGCGCAGCGAGCGCGACCGGTTCGTGGGGTTCGTCGTCGAAGGCGTCGAGCAGATGCCCGCCGAAGACCGGCTGCGCGGTGATGCGCAATTCGTCGACGACGGTCTGCTTCAGGTCGGGGACGACACGCGCGTTCGCGCGCGCAGCATCGTGATCGCGACGGGCTCGACGCCGGTCGTGCCCGCGATGTACCGGACGCTCGGCGACCGCGTCGTCGTGAACGACGACGTGTTCGAATGGCAGGATCTGCCGCGCAAGGTCGCCGTGATCGGCGCGGGCGTGATCGGGCTGGAACTCGGGCAGGCGCTGTCGCGGCTCGGCGTAGCGGTGACGCTGCTCGGCGGCGCGCGCGGCCACGTGGGGCCGTTGAGCGACCCGGACATCGCCGCGTATGCGCGCGGCGTGTTCGAACAGGCATTCCGCTTCGAGTCGCGCGCGCACGTCGAGGCGGCGACGCGCGTCGGCGACACGGTTCAACTGCGGTATCGCCGGGCCGACGGCGACGTGGTCGACGATACGTTCGACTATCTGCTGATCGCGGCGGGCCGCCGCCCGAACGTCGGCCGGCTCGCGCTGCACAACACGTCGCTCGCGCTCGATGGCGACGGCGTGCCGGTCTACGACCCGCTCACGCTGCAGGCGGGCGGGCAGCCGGTGTTCATCGCCGGCGACGCGAACGGCGTACTGCCGCTGCTGCACGAAGCGGCGGACGAAGGGCGGATGGCCGGCCTCAACGCGGCGCGGTTCCCCGCCGTGCAGCCGCTCGTGCGCCGCGCGCCGATCTCGGTGGTGTTCACCGATCCGGGCATCGCGATGGTCGGCGCGCGCCACGCGGATCTCGCGCCGGACGCGTATGTCGTCGGCGAGGTCAGCTTCGAGGACCAGGGCCGCAGCCGCGTGATGCTGAGGAATCGCGGCCTGATGCACGTGTACGCGGACCGCGCGACCCGCCGGTTCGTCGGCGCGGAATGGATCGGGCCGGATGCGGAGCACATCGCGCATCTGCTCGCGTGGGCGCTGCAAATGAAGCTGACGGTCGACGCCATGCTGGCGATGCCGTTTTATCACCCGGTCGTCGAGGAGGGCGTGCGCACGGCGCTGCGCAGCGCGGCCGCCAGGCTGGCGTGAGCCGTTCGCGGCTGCGATCGGGCGCCCGGCCTCGCCGGCCGGTTCGATCCGCGGCCGGGTGCTTCTCCTCGTTTTTCTCACCGTTCTCGTAACGAGAACAATGAATTCGCGCCGCGGCCGATTCCGCGGCGCGCGCGGCGTTCCTAGACTTGGGTCCCAGATGACGTGGATTCCCCACCGACCCTTCGACCCAAGGAAAAATCGCCATGAAGCTCTACCATCACCCGCTGTCCGGCCACTCGCATCGCGCGCACCTGTTCCTGTCGCTGCTCGGCATCGAGCACGAGCTGATCGAAGTCGATCTGGCCGCGGCCGCGCACAAGGCGCCCGAGTTCCTGAAGCTGAACCGCTTCGGCCAGGTGCCGGTGCTGATCGACGGCGACGTCGCGATTCCGGATTCGAACGCGATCCTCGTCTACGTGGCGCGCAAGTTCGGCAAGACCGACTGGCTGCCGCAGACGCCGGCGCTCGAAGC from Paraburkholderia caballeronis encodes:
- a CDS encoding PTS sugar transporter subunit IIA — encoded protein: MTILTSLSTWAHRRRAVARDAAPERGVVMHVTLEARYAASLRHALSCDCAHDAWTMRIAPLPGTQQVRLSLYLPKQQVDTAMSRIEACAPSADVQQIVELPYAPTDAWRDLARVRASELSLRERPRTPWSPAEPAASLRELLTRERIETALDVAGRDALFSWAASRFARDTGLHAADIEAGLRERERSGSTALGHGFAIPHCRLARLHEPVAAYVRFARPVDLDAPDAQPVIDAVILLVPAWAGSLHLSLLAEIAQRFCDAEFRERLRGCATGGAIFDCLRA
- a CDS encoding dihydrolipoyl dehydrogenase → MKTLNVDVAVIGAGSAGLPAYRAAKAEGARAVLIEGGPYGTTCARVGCMPSKLLIAAADAAHHASSTAPFGVYVDGNVRIDGRDVMRRVRSERDRFVGFVVEGVEQMPAEDRLRGDAQFVDDGLLQVGDDTRVRARSIVIATGSTPVVPAMYRTLGDRVVVNDDVFEWQDLPRKVAVIGAGVIGLELGQALSRLGVAVTLLGGARGHVGPLSDPDIAAYARGVFEQAFRFESRAHVEAATRVGDTVQLRYRRADGDVVDDTFDYLLIAAGRRPNVGRLALHNTSLALDGDGVPVYDPLTLQAGGQPVFIAGDANGVLPLLHEAADEGRMAGLNAARFPAVQPLVRRAPISVVFTDPGIAMVGARHADLAPDAYVVGEVSFEDQGRSRVMLRNRGLMHVYADRATRRFVGAEWIGPDAEHIAHLLAWALQMKLTVDAMLAMPFYHPVVEEGVRTALRSAAARLA